The Mytilus galloprovincialis chromosome 4, xbMytGall1.hap1.1, whole genome shotgun sequence genome contains a region encoding:
- the LOC143071678 gene encoding uncharacterized protein LOC143071678: MPWKDPLLAAVQYKSAKTVLKLLQFNPVSIDGPCSDFISPLQIAISNDDIHSVKTLIQYKANANLPDSDGDTALHLAACSETSFAVFKEVLKTGANMYCKDINEKTPLHYACLEANVDKVVAMLKCLNPPVNEPDEEGATPLHFLVDASSEFEGDAVNHVVKTIKLAVKKGFDINTKTKEGETILHVASRGIYSELFIQELLKIKGINVTIQNKYKENFIHCFLRCRAGIDTSERFLFYLLDEQLPIILKEQLATIMNQQNNDGHLPVSFYIIRGVVNVKLVKHFITFIENINIKEKFGHTLLHLTSQSVLQQNEKIPILKYLIKRGADVNIRDIFGRTALFFARKLQVVKILVESGADINLIDQCRRTPIVATFPACDPRICQYLINKGCRVNKNDKFGSTSLHYAAWENRIREVDVLLRNGADVYKRDRSGRTPHDIALFWRCWDTSALLEKSMTKGSFERPYSTNALGYKSPWINLNWSIGYTEYQSITNLREHFDLPKDLEKYYSHVLDIPGVGLPQSVDEAQWIESLILSFTRQIANQVGYLDKRFKCSLFRSGSTYEGTKIDDPDEFDFLLILDKFSQICTADQSHQANILHLNKGFHNVRHKNDVINEDFQYYFDHKKFLNCKILRDDFFGLVKLVLTNPSTWIYDEVFVDGFSIHNKLNTPTINFKLFIIGENYKGIHASIDIVPAIRVQNWRPIGANLTVNNIVSERVLQEDFLMLCQHPEADDEAFEEVDTDIFFRISCAPLELQLMRSFPKWIRQSYSLAKIMKSNFVCPKMKYERKQTIEMFDMFDGNNPSRYDTFIASEEISSYILKNCLFYTVDSEPRILHQLPHPHRSVLYNSIVLALKLYDMLGESALAGNLPVFFLPRLNIFEKDLEQTNNKNVPDEEYEVISCDKNVTTCEKIKMFADFIRKLNAV; encoded by the coding sequence ATGCCTTGGAAAGACCCTCTATTAGCTGCAGTACAGTATAAATCGGCCAAAACGGTTCTAAAACTTCTACAATTTAATCCCGTATCTATTGACGGACCATGTAGTGATTTTATCTCTCCTTTGCAAATTGCTATTAGCAATGACGACATTCATAGCGTTAAGACATTGATTCAATACAAGGCAAATGCAAACTTACCAGATTCTGACGGAGACACGGCTTTACATCTTGCCGCATGTAGTGAAACATCCTTCGCAGTTTTCAAAGAGGTCCTTAAGACCGGGGCAAACATGTACTGCAAAGACATTAATGAAAAAACACCTTTGCATTACGCTTGCTTGGAAGCAAATGTTGACAAAGTTGTAGCAATGTTGAAATGTTTAAATCCACCAGTAAATGAACCTGACGAGGAAGGGGCCACCCCACTACACTTTCTAGTTGACGCTTCATCCGAGTTTGAAGGCGACGCTGTCAACCACGTAGTTAAAACTATAAAACTTGCTGTAAAGAAAGGTtttgatataaatacaaaaacaaaagaaggGGAAACTATTTTGCACGTTGCCAGTCGAGGGATCTATAGTGAACTGTTTATACAAGAGCTGCTTAAAATCAAAGGAATAAATGttacaatacaaaacaaatataaagagaATTTTATACATTGTTTTCTACGTTGTCGAGCAGGTATAGATACATCCGAACGatttttgttctatttattaGATGAACAGTTACCTATTATCCTCAAAGAGCAATTGGCCACGATCATGAACCAACAAAACAATGATGGTCATTTACCAGTGTCTTTCTACATCATTCGAGGAGTTGTTAACGTTAAACTTGTCAAACATTTCATCACGTTTATTGAGAACATCAATATAAAAGAGAAATTTGGACACACACTTCTCCATTTAACCTCACAGTCAGTTTTACAGCAGAATGAAAAGATTCCAATTCTCAAATATTTGATCAAACGTGGAGCGGATGTAAACATTCGAGATATTTTTGGAAGAACAGCCCTTTTCTTTGCGCGGAAACTTCAAGTAGTGAAGATTTTGGTTGAAAGTGGCGCAGACATAAATTTGATTGACCAGTGCAGACGTACCCCGATCGTAGCAACTTTTCCTGCCTGTGATCCAAGGATATGTCAGTATCTTATAAATAAAGGATGCCGGGTTAACAAAAACGATAAATTTGGAAGCACTTCACTGCACTACGCTGCCTGGGAAAACAGAATTCGAGAGGTGGACGTTCTGTTAAGAAATGGAGCCGATGTGTATAAGCGCGACCGGTCTGGTCGAACACCACACGACATCGCCCTTTTCTGGAGATGTTGGGATACATCAGCATTACTGGAAAAATCCATGACTAAAGGATCATTTGAACGACCATATTCAACTAATGCACTTGGTTATAAGTCTCCCTGGATAAATCTCAACTGGTCTATTGGTTATACCGAATACCAAAGTATTACAAATCTGAGAGAACATTTTGATCTCCCGAAAGATCTAGAGAAGTACTACAGTCATGTACTAGATATTCCAGGAGTTGGTTTACCCCAATCTGTGGATGAAGCACAATGGATAGAATCACTAATTCTTTCATTTACTCGCCAAATTGCAAACCAAGTTGGTTATCTTGACAAAAGATTCAAATGTTCACTTTTCCGTTCTGGCAGCACATACGAAGGAACAAAGATTGACGACCCCGATGAATTTGATTTTCTTCTCATTCTCGATAAATTCTCTCAGATTTGTACAGCAGATCAGTCTCACCAagcaaatattttacatttaaacaaaggaTTTCACAATGTCAGACATAAAAACGATGTAATAAATGAAGATTTTCAATATTACTTTGATCATAAGAAGTTTCTTAATTGTAAAATATTGCGAGATGATTTCTTTGGTTTAGTCAAACTTGTTTTAACAAATCCATCAACATGGATTTATGATGAAGTTTTCGTGGATGGGTTTTCAATACATAATAAGTTAAACACTCCTACCATCAATTTTAAACTTTTCATCATCGGCGAAAATTACAAAGGAATACATGCCAGTATAGATATTGTACCCGCAATCCGAGTTCAGAACTGGCGTCCGATAGGGGCGAATTTAACCGTAAATAACATTGTTTCTGAAAGAGTTTTACAAGAAGATTTCTTGATGTTATGTCAGCACCCAGAGGCCGACGACGAAGCGTTTGAAGAGGTCGATACTGATATTTTCTTCAGAATATCTTGTGCTCCGTTGGAACTTCAGCTAATGCGTTCTTTTCCGAAGTGGATACGCCAAAGTTATTCCTTAGCAAAAATTATGAAAAGTAACTTTGTGTGTCcgaaaatgaaatatgaaagaaAGCAGACGATTGaaatgtttgatatgtttgatgGAAATAATCCGAGTCGGTATGACACATTCATCGCCAGTGAAGAAATATCGagttacattttgaaaaattgtttatTCTACACGGTAGATTCCGAACCAAGAATCCTGCACCAGCTTCCACATCCACATAGGTCAGTTCTCTACAACTCAATTGTACTAGCATTGAAATTGTATGACATGCTTGGGGAATCAGCTCTAGCGGGTAATCTTCCGGTATTTTTTTTGCCGcgtttaaatatatttgaaaaggaCTTGGAACAAACTAACAACAAAAATGTTCCTGATGAAGAATATGAAGTCATTTCATGCGACAAAAATGTCACAACATgcgaaaaaatcaaaatgtttgcCGATTTCATCAGAAAACTAAATGCAGTCTGA